The following proteins are encoded in a genomic region of Palaemon carinicauda isolate YSFRI2023 chromosome 19, ASM3689809v2, whole genome shotgun sequence:
- the LOC137659025 gene encoding uncharacterized protein, translated as MKVQHAKYLNAKKHVSEGSAADAMESMTGKKKFKVNTFNAIIDQLNSALKKRIEAYSTMQQRFGVLTEFESMSDDDIVAAIERLVGVYASDLSSDFYSEFCQFICWYKEQTKKKCSKEASTGIAQHMFKLMHKTGISTAFPNTEVALRIYLSLMATNCSGERSFSQLTRIKDVKRSTMSQHRLGVLALLCIEEEMLSETDFSSMIDEFATAKARKVKI; from the coding sequence ATGAAAGTGCAACACGCCAAATACCTAAACGCAAAAAAGCATGTTAGTGAAGGGAGTGCTGCAGATGCTATGGAAAGTATGACAGGAAAGAAGAAATTTAAAGTTAACACTTTTAATGCCATCATCGATCAACTGAACAGTGCTTTGAAAAAACGCATTGAAGCATATTCAACCATGCAGCAGCGGTTTGGTGTTCTGACTGAGTTTGAATCAATGTCTGATGATGATATTGTGGCTGCAATTGAAAGACTTGTTGGTGTGTATGCAAGTGATCTTTCCTCTGACTTCTATTCAGAATTCTGTCAGTTTATCTGTTGGTATAAGGaacagacaaagaagaaatgtagcAAAGAAGCGTCAACAGGTATTGCTCAACATATGTTCAAATTAATGCACAAAACTGGAATTTCAACTGCATTTCCAAACACTGAAGTGGCTTTGCGAATTTACTTGTCACTGATGGCTACTAATTGCTCTGGTGAACGGTCATTTTCCCAGCTTACTCGAATTAAGGATGTAAAGCGATCCACTATGAGTCAGCACCGCCTTGGTGTGTTGGCACTTCTGTGCATTGAAGAAGAAATGCTATCCGAAACTGACTTCAGTTCTATGATTGATGAGTTTGCTACTGCCAAAGCAAGAAAAGTGAAAATCTAA